From a single Sphingobium lignivorans genomic region:
- a CDS encoding FdhF/YdeP family oxidoreductase, with amino-acid sequence MSDSSDETVGYDGPAGGWGSLQGIARIFGKEMDSPAVLETLRRQNKPGGFMCVSCAWGKPAKPHPFEFCENGAKATLWEATSRRCTPDFFAEHSVSELQGWTDHALEQQGRLTHPMRYDRASDRYVPTSWQEAFDAIGAELQALDPWSTIFYTSGRASLETAYLYALFARLYGHNNLPDSSNMCHETTSVELKKVIGSPVGTCVLSDFELCDAIFFFGQNTGSNSPRFLHPLQEAVQRGCRIVTFNPVRERGSIAFRNPQSPTEMLTGKDTPISELYFQVKPGGDLAAIMGLCKHVLEREARQWASEQRHLIDVDFIAQHTQDFDGFRQCVEQTGWEEIERESGLSRADLAAAGDIYCEARNVIGVYGMGVTQHVHGSQTIGMLVNLLMLRGNLGKEGAGISPVRGHSNVQGQRTVGIAEKPELVPLDALKKLFGFDPPTEKGMNTVEACEGIIAGRVKAFIGLGGNFVRAIPERARMEKAWTGMRLTVQIATRLNRSHLVNGEVAYLLPCLGRSEEDMQASGPQTVTMEDSLSCIHGSVGKRKPASEHLLSELAIVAGLAKATLPTNPKVRWDEWTGDYGKVRDLIEATYPDQFADFSKRMFTPGGFYRGNKARERIWATESGKAEFTLPTTLRACGFEDAPGRYRLITLRSNDQFNTTIYGYSDRMRGVEGTRDVLLMNPDEIARAGLETGQVVALVSDAGDGEHREVGGLVVTPFSLPDGCVAAYYPEMNPLIALSHHDQLSKTPASKSVPVRIRAE; translated from the coding sequence ATGAGCGACAGCAGTGACGAAACCGTCGGTTATGACGGCCCAGCCGGCGGGTGGGGCTCGCTTCAGGGCATCGCGCGGATATTCGGCAAGGAGATGGATTCGCCTGCCGTGCTGGAAACGCTTCGGCGGCAGAACAAGCCGGGCGGCTTCATGTGCGTCTCCTGCGCCTGGGGCAAGCCCGCCAAGCCGCATCCCTTCGAATTCTGCGAGAACGGCGCCAAGGCGACGCTGTGGGAAGCGACCAGCCGCCGCTGCACGCCGGACTTCTTCGCGGAGCATAGCGTCTCCGAGCTGCAGGGCTGGACGGACCATGCGCTGGAACAGCAAGGCCGCCTCACTCACCCGATGCGCTATGATCGCGCCAGCGACCGCTATGTGCCGACCAGCTGGCAGGAGGCCTTTGACGCCATCGGGGCCGAGCTGCAGGCACTCGATCCCTGGTCGACTATCTTCTACACGTCCGGGCGCGCTAGCCTGGAGACCGCTTATCTCTACGCGCTGTTCGCCCGGCTCTATGGCCACAACAATCTGCCGGACAGTTCCAACATGTGCCACGAGACGACATCGGTCGAGCTCAAGAAAGTGATCGGCTCGCCGGTCGGCACCTGCGTCCTCTCCGATTTCGAGCTGTGCGACGCGATCTTCTTCTTCGGCCAGAATACCGGCTCCAACAGCCCCCGCTTCCTCCACCCGCTCCAGGAGGCCGTGCAGAGGGGCTGCCGGATCGTCACATTCAATCCCGTGCGGGAAAGGGGATCGATCGCGTTCCGCAATCCCCAGAGCCCCACGGAAATGCTGACCGGGAAGGACACGCCGATCTCCGAGCTCTATTTCCAGGTGAAACCGGGCGGCGACCTCGCGGCGATCATGGGCCTGTGCAAGCATGTGCTCGAGCGGGAAGCCCGGCAATGGGCCAGCGAACAGCGCCATCTCATCGATGTGGATTTCATCGCGCAGCACACGCAGGATTTCGACGGATTCCGCCAGTGCGTCGAGCAGACGGGCTGGGAAGAGATCGAGCGGGAATCCGGCCTTTCGCGCGCGGATCTGGCGGCGGCAGGCGACATCTATTGCGAGGCGCGCAACGTGATCGGCGTCTATGGCATGGGCGTCACGCAGCATGTCCATGGCTCGCAGACCATCGGCATGCTGGTGAACCTGCTCATGCTGCGCGGCAATCTCGGCAAGGAAGGCGCCGGCATCTCGCCGGTTCGCGGCCATTCCAACGTGCAGGGCCAGCGCACGGTTGGCATTGCCGAAAAGCCCGAGCTGGTGCCGCTGGATGCGCTGAAGAAACTGTTCGGCTTCGATCCGCCGACAGAGAAGGGCATGAACACGGTCGAGGCGTGCGAGGGCATCATCGCGGGCCGGGTGAAGGCATTCATCGGGCTGGGCGGCAATTTCGTGCGCGCCATCCCCGAACGCGCCAGGATGGAGAAGGCGTGGACCGGCATGCGCCTCACGGTGCAGATCGCCACCCGGCTCAACCGCAGCCACCTCGTCAATGGCGAGGTCGCTTATCTCCTGCCCTGTCTCGGGCGCTCCGAGGAGGACATGCAGGCCAGCGGACCCCAGACGGTGACGATGGAGGACAGCCTCTCCTGCATTCACGGGTCGGTCGGCAAGCGCAAGCCGGCCAGCGAGCATCTGCTCTCCGAGCTGGCGATCGTCGCCGGGCTCGCCAAGGCCACGCTCCCGACGAACCCGAAGGTCAGATGGGACGAATGGACCGGCGACTATGGCAAGGTCCGCGACCTGATCGAAGCGACATATCCCGACCAGTTCGCCGATTTCAGCAAGCGCATGTTCACCCCCGGCGGCTTCTACCGGGGCAACAAGGCGCGCGAGCGGATCTGGGCCACCGAGAGCGGCAAGGCCGAGTTCACCCTGCCCACCACGCTCCGCGCGTGCGGCTTCGAAGACGCGCCGGGCCGCTACCGCCTCATCACGCTGCGCTCGAACGACCAGTTCAACACCACCATCTATGGCTATTCCGACCGGATGCGGGGCGTGGAAGGCACGCGCGACGTGCTGCTGATGAACCCGGACGAGATCGCCCGCGCGGGGCTGGAGACCGGGCAGGTCGTTGCGCTGGTCAGCGATGCCGGGGATGGCGAGCATCGGGAAGTCGGCGGCCTGGTCGTCACGCCCTTCTCGCTGCCGGACGGCTGCGTGGCAGCCTATTATCCCGAGATGAACCCGCTGATCGCCCTGTCCCATCATGACCAGCTCTCGAAGACGCCGGCATCCAAGTCCGTGCCGGTGCGCATTCGGGCGGAATAA
- a CDS encoding sulfite exporter TauE/SafE family protein — protein sequence MTEALVMSWLVPALMMLGAGLLAGFAAGLFGIGGGFVVVPALFAVLPLLGAAQDELAHVAVGTSLATIVATSARSVQAHARKGAVDFDLLRSWAIWIVLGVGAGVMLAARISSDMLALIFGGGVMLMALHFLFPVLARRQIASELPGGYARAGIAGGLGAFSSLLGIGGGTIAIIVMTLCGKSIHRSIATAAGIGFIIALPGMIGFMLIGLGMPGLPAGSVGYVNIPATLAIIATSVITAPWGAAAAHRLSPAMLRQIFGIYLLCIGALMVRHGLT from the coding sequence ATGACCGAGGCGCTCGTCATGAGCTGGCTCGTCCCGGCGCTGATGATGCTCGGCGCAGGGTTGCTGGCCGGTTTCGCGGCGGGCCTTTTCGGGATCGGGGGCGGGTTCGTGGTCGTGCCGGCGCTGTTCGCCGTGCTGCCGCTGCTGGGCGCAGCACAGGACGAGCTGGCGCATGTCGCGGTCGGCACGTCGCTGGCGACGATCGTGGCGACCTCCGCCCGATCGGTGCAGGCCCATGCCCGCAAGGGCGCCGTGGATTTCGACCTGCTGCGCAGCTGGGCGATCTGGATCGTGCTGGGCGTGGGCGCGGGCGTGATGCTGGCGGCGCGGATCAGCAGCGACATGCTGGCGCTCATCTTCGGTGGCGGCGTGATGCTGATGGCGCTGCATTTCCTGTTTCCCGTGCTGGCCCGGCGCCAGATCGCCTCGGAGCTGCCGGGCGGCTATGCGCGGGCGGGCATCGCCGGCGGTCTGGGCGCCTTCTCCTCGCTGCTCGGCATCGGCGGCGGCACCATCGCCATCATCGTGATGACGCTGTGCGGCAAATCCATCCACCGCTCGATCGCGACTGCGGCGGGCATCGGCTTCATCATCGCGCTGCCGGGGATGATCGGCTTCATGCTCATCGGCCTTGGCATGCCGGGCCTTCCCGCAGGCTCCGTGGGCTATGTGAACATTCCCGCGACGCTCGCGATCATCGCGACTTCGGTCATCACGGCGCCGTGGGGCGCGGCGGCGGCGCACCGGCTCAGCCCGGCGATGCTGCGCCAGATTTTCGGCATCTACCTGCTTTGTATCGGCGCACTCATGGTCCGGCATGGCCTGACATGA
- a CDS encoding pyridoxal phosphate-dependent aminotransferase: MTFELSRRHLFGAASLGTAMALGGAPSILRAASAPAEATLFGPAPGVAQLSRNENPYGPSPKAIEAMMAAASRSCYYSDVGVRVLTEMIAERFNVRPEQVVLGEGSTEVLNAAALALAQDGHILCPDLFWDTTVNYAANQGARVVRVPLKADMSVDLDGMAAAVSPDTKLVQLCNPNNPTGMLVDGATMAAFVSKVGPKATVLVDEAYNELADAPEAASVAHMVSAGANLIVCRTFSKIYGMAGLRVGYAITTPELAAKIRSHIMSFGGNTMGLAAAIASYNDTAFMSASKAQIVEARGIMQEAAKRAGLEVLPSQANFLFVKVADADRLRTAMADRNIMIRGAYGKWTQWSRVSTGRIEDVKRYAAALPELVQA; encoded by the coding sequence ATGACATTCGAGCTTTCCCGGCGCCACCTGTTCGGCGCCGCGTCCCTTGGCACGGCAATGGCGCTGGGGGGCGCCCCTTCCATCCTGCGCGCAGCGAGCGCACCGGCCGAGGCCACGCTCTTCGGCCCGGCGCCCGGCGTCGCGCAGCTCTCACGCAACGAAAATCCTTACGGCCCCAGCCCGAAGGCGATCGAGGCGATGATGGCCGCCGCGAGCAGGAGCTGCTATTATTCGGACGTGGGCGTGCGCGTCCTGACCGAGATGATCGCCGAGCGCTTCAACGTGCGGCCCGAGCAGGTCGTGCTGGGCGAGGGCTCGACGGAAGTGCTCAACGCGGCGGCACTGGCGCTCGCGCAGGACGGGCATATCCTCTGCCCGGACCTGTTCTGGGACACGACGGTCAATTATGCGGCGAACCAGGGCGCCCGGGTGGTGCGCGTGCCGCTGAAGGCGGACATGAGCGTCGACCTCGACGGCATGGCCGCGGCGGTCTCGCCGGACACGAAGCTGGTGCAACTGTGCAATCCCAACAATCCGACCGGCATGCTGGTCGACGGTGCGACCATGGCCGCGTTCGTCTCGAAAGTGGGACCGAAGGCGACCGTGCTGGTGGACGAGGCCTATAACGAGCTGGCCGATGCGCCGGAAGCCGCCTCGGTCGCCCATATGGTGAGCGCCGGGGCGAACCTCATCGTATGCCGCACATTCTCCAAGATCTACGGCATGGCCGGCCTGCGTGTCGGCTATGCGATCACCACGCCCGAGCTGGCCGCGAAGATCCGCAGCCACATCATGAGCTTCGGCGGCAATACGATGGGCCTTGCCGCGGCGATCGCGAGCTATAACGACACGGCGTTCATGTCCGCGTCCAAGGCGCAGATCGTGGAAGCGCGCGGCATCATGCAGGAGGCGGCGAAGCGCGCAGGGCTGGAAGTGCTGCCTTCGCAGGCCAATTTCCTGTTCGTGAAGGTCGCGGATGCCGACCGGCTACGCACCGCCATGGCGGACCGCAACATCATGATCCGCGGCGCCTATGGCAAATGGACGCAGTGGTCGCGCGTGTCGACCGGCCGGATCGAGGATGTGAAGCGCTACGCAGCGGCGCTGCCCGAACTCGTGCAGGCCTGA
- a CDS encoding CinA family protein, whose amino-acid sequence MELLVDRLPGDLERAVRAVLSQACERDLRLATAESCTGGLLAALLTDVEGCSHAFERAFVTYSEEAKTDMLGVDPGLIAETGAVSAAVARAMAIGALERSRADIVLAVTGFAGAAGPEDEPGLVHFACARRGREPVLREAHFGNRGRSAIRLETVRMAISMMRDALD is encoded by the coding sequence ATGGAACTGCTTGTCGATCGCTTGCCCGGCGATCTCGAGCGGGCGGTGCGCGCCGTGCTGTCGCAGGCCTGCGAACGCGACCTCAGGCTGGCGACGGCCGAGAGCTGCACCGGCGGCCTGCTCGCCGCCCTGTTGACCGACGTCGAAGGATGCAGCCACGCTTTCGAGCGCGCGTTCGTGACCTACAGCGAGGAAGCGAAGACGGATATGCTCGGCGTCGACCCGGGGCTGATCGCCGAGACGGGCGCGGTCAGCGCCGCCGTCGCTCGCGCCATGGCCATCGGCGCGCTGGAGCGCAGCCGCGCCGACATCGTGCTCGCGGTGACCGGCTTTGCCGGTGCTGCCGGGCCGGAGGACGAACCCGGGCTCGTGCATTTCGCCTGCGCGCGCCGGGGCCGCGAACCCGTGCTGCGCGAGGCCCATTTCGGCAATCGTGGCCGCAGCGCCATCCGGCTGGAAACCGTGCGGATGGCGATCAGCATGATGCGCGACGCGCTGGATTGA
- a CDS encoding hemerythrin domain-containing protein, which yields MATSQFTDAIALLKADHRKVETLFEEFEKARSSNRKQSIAHEICVELKVHTLLEEEIFYPAFRGKIEDDTLDEAYVEHDGAKLLINDIEAGSPEDDFYDAKVKVLSEEIKHHVHEEEMQSEGMFAQCRKTDVDLVALRDQMLALKEELMAKAKSDGLPPAQPRAVNVVPA from the coding sequence ATGGCCACTTCGCAATTCACCGATGCCATCGCGCTGCTCAAGGCCGACCATCGCAAGGTCGAAACGCTCTTCGAGGAATTCGAGAAGGCGCGCTCGAGTAATCGCAAGCAGAGCATCGCTCACGAGATCTGCGTCGAACTGAAGGTTCACACGCTGCTCGAGGAGGAAATCTTCTATCCCGCCTTCCGCGGCAAGATCGAGGATGACACGCTCGATGAGGCCTATGTCGAGCATGATGGCGCCAAGCTGCTCATCAACGACATCGAGGCCGGGTCGCCCGAAGACGATTTCTACGACGCCAAGGTCAAGGTGCTCTCCGAGGAGATCAAGCATCACGTCCATGAGGAAGAGATGCAGAGCGAAGGCATGTTCGCCCAGTGTCGCAAGACCGACGTCGATCTCGTGGCGCTCCGCGACCAGATGCTGGCGCTCAAGGAAGAGCTGATGGCCAAGGCCAAGAGCGATGGGCTGCCGCCCGCCCAGCCGCGCGCCGTCAACGTGGTCCCGGCCTGA
- the ligD gene encoding DNA ligase D: MARTDPLAAYNAKRDFGKTPEPAGEARRSEGGNLFVVQKHDATRLHWDFRLEMGGVLKSWAVTKGPSLDPHDKRLAVRTEDHPLSYAQFEGGIPEGEYGGGTVMLWDQGVWAPIKGKSAKDIEKGHLHFQLQGERMKGEWLLVRMKPRPGEKRENWLLRKIDDAEAGTGDILVERELTSVLTGRTMAEIAADREGVRSLAGKRGKAFNAVMADAAAHNRQSARGPARRKSKDARLPGFEPVQLATLVDTVPTGNQWMHEIKFDGYRVLAAVKGTQVRLFTRSGLDWTEKFPPIAEALAALDLPAALIDGEVVALDGHGNPSFSALQAALKEGREATLAYFAFDLLSLAGEDLKALPNIERKERLEALLRHATAPLQVADHVIGAGEALFETLCGAGQEGIIAKRVDAPYRGKRTHNWLKIKCTRRQEFVILGWTKSAARGRAFASLLLGQHEDGKLVYKGKVGTGFDRATMEDLAKRMGRLARATAPAEVPRAEARGAQWLSPKLVGEIAFAEFTAEGRVRHGSFLGLRSDKEAKDVTPETPADTPEPRSDVRISSPDRVIFPESGQTKGELADYYRTIAPLMLPFAAGRPISLVRCPQGRARHCFFQKHDSGSFGPHVSHVPIREKDGGTEDYLYITDADGILACVQMGTIEFHGWGAKAEDVEQPDRMIFDLDPDEGLGFDEVKRAARDIRRRLSDLGLVSFAMLSGGKGVHVVVPLTPGHDWETHKDFSKRFAEALSLAEPDRFVATMSKAKRKGRIFIDWLRNQRGSTAVLPYSARARAGAPVAIPISWEELDKMKDAHPFSISDAKTLMDRARDKALQGWGFVTQTLPDL, translated from the coding sequence ATGGCGCGGACCGATCCGCTCGCCGCCTATAATGCGAAGCGCGACTTCGGGAAGACGCCGGAGCCGGCCGGCGAGGCCCGGCGCAGCGAGGGCGGCAATCTCTTCGTGGTGCAGAAGCACGACGCGACGCGCCTGCACTGGGACTTCCGCCTCGAGATGGGTGGCGTGCTCAAGAGCTGGGCCGTAACGAAGGGGCCCAGCCTCGACCCCCATGACAAGCGGCTCGCCGTGCGCACCGAGGACCATCCGCTTTCCTACGCGCAGTTCGAGGGTGGCATTCCCGAGGGGGAATATGGCGGCGGCACGGTGATGCTCTGGGATCAGGGCGTCTGGGCGCCGATCAAGGGCAAGAGCGCGAAGGACATCGAGAAGGGCCATCTCCATTTCCAGCTCCAGGGCGAGCGCATGAAGGGCGAATGGCTGCTGGTCCGCATGAAGCCCCGCCCGGGCGAGAAGCGCGAGAACTGGCTGCTGCGCAAGATCGACGATGCCGAAGCCGGCACCGGGGACATTCTGGTCGAGCGCGAACTGACCAGCGTGCTCACCGGCCGCACGATGGCGGAAATCGCTGCCGATCGCGAAGGCGTGCGCTCCCTGGCCGGGAAGCGGGGCAAGGCGTTCAATGCCGTAATGGCCGATGCGGCGGCGCATAATCGCCAATCCGCCCGGGGGCCCGCCCGCCGCAAGAGCAAGGACGCCAGGCTCCCCGGCTTCGAGCCCGTGCAACTCGCGACCCTCGTCGACACTGTGCCCACCGGCAACCAGTGGATGCACGAGATCAAATTTGACGGCTATCGGGTGCTGGCGGCGGTCAAGGGCACCCAGGTGCGCCTGTTCACGCGCTCCGGCCTCGACTGGACCGAGAAATTCCCGCCGATCGCCGAGGCGCTGGCCGCGCTGGACCTGCCCGCCGCGCTGATCGACGGCGAAGTCGTGGCGCTGGACGGGCATGGCAATCCCAGCTTCTCCGCCTTGCAGGCCGCGCTCAAGGAAGGGCGGGAGGCGACGCTCGCTTATTTCGCTTTCGATCTGCTCAGCCTTGCCGGCGAGGACCTGAAAGCCCTGCCCAACATCGAGCGCAAGGAGCGCCTTGAAGCGCTGCTGCGCCATGCGACGGCCCCCTTGCAGGTCGCCGATCATGTCATCGGCGCGGGCGAGGCGCTTTTCGAGACTTTGTGCGGCGCGGGGCAGGAAGGCATCATCGCCAAGCGGGTGGACGCGCCCTATCGCGGCAAGCGGACGCACAACTGGCTCAAGATCAAATGCACGCGCCGGCAGGAATTCGTGATATTGGGCTGGACGAAGAGCGCGGCGCGCGGCCGCGCCTTCGCCTCGCTGCTGCTCGGGCAGCATGAAGACGGCAAGCTGGTCTACAAGGGCAAGGTCGGCACCGGATTCGACCGGGCGACGATGGAGGATCTGGCGAAGCGGATGGGCAGGCTCGCGCGCGCCACCGCCCCGGCGGAGGTGCCGCGCGCCGAGGCCCGGGGGGCGCAATGGCTGAGCCCGAAGCTGGTGGGAGAGATCGCTTTCGCCGAGTTCACGGCGGAAGGGCGCGTTCGCCACGGGAGCTTCCTCGGCCTGCGCAGCGACAAGGAGGCGAAAGACGTGACGCCCGAAACGCCTGCCGACACGCCGGAGCCGCGCAGCGACGTCCGCATTTCCAGTCCGGACCGGGTCATCTTCCCCGAAAGCGGGCAGACCAAGGGCGAGCTTGCCGATTATTACCGCACGATCGCGCCGCTGATGCTGCCCTTCGCGGCGGGCCGGCCGATCAGCCTCGTGCGCTGCCCGCAGGGACGGGCGCGGCACTGCTTCTTCCAGAAGCATGACAGCGGCTCGTTCGGCCCCCATGTTTCCCACGTCCCGATCCGCGAGAAGGACGGCGGGACCGAGGATTATCTCTACATCACCGATGCGGACGGCATCCTCGCCTGCGTGCAGATGGGCACGATTGAGTTCCACGGCTGGGGCGCGAAGGCGGAGGATGTGGAGCAGCCCGACCGGATGATCTTCGATCTCGATCCCGACGAGGGCCTGGGATTCGACGAAGTGAAGCGCGCCGCGCGGGACATAAGGCGGCGACTCTCCGACCTGGGGCTGGTGAGCTTCGCGATGCTCTCCGGCGGCAAGGGCGTGCATGTGGTGGTGCCGCTGACGCCCGGCCACGACTGGGAAACGCACAAGGACTTCTCAAAGCGCTTCGCCGAGGCGCTGAGCCTTGCCGAGCCGGACCGCTTCGTGGCGACGATGAGCAAGGCGAAGCGCAAGGGCCGCATCTTCATCGACTGGCTGCGCAACCAGCGCGGCAGCACGGCGGTGCTGCCTTATTCGGCCCGCGCCCGCGCCGGCGCGCCCGTGGCGATACCGATCAGCTGGGAAGAGCTGGACAAGATGAAGGACGCGCACCCCTTCAGCATCAGCGATGCCAAGACGCTCATGGACCGGGCGCGGGACAAGGCATTGCAGGGCTGGGGTTTCGTGACGCAGACCCTGCCGGACCTCTGA
- a CDS encoding MgtC/SapB family protein: MVLNPAVPLHWIDTDVVFRLGLAAVLGLLLGLDRELKGHSAGLRTHGIVCFTAAVMTVSAIALYHQLATEGTRMDPLRIFEGTGTFVGIIAAGLIVVSKGEVRNLTTAVHIWLAAIIGIACGAGQWPLVLVAALVAVVMLTVLGVAEERWLKHRERGSGTDAE; the protein is encoded by the coding sequence ATGGTCCTCAATCCCGCCGTCCCGCTGCACTGGATCGACACCGACGTGGTGTTCCGACTGGGCCTGGCGGCGGTGCTGGGCTTGCTGCTTGGGCTCGACAGGGAGCTGAAAGGCCATAGCGCGGGGCTGCGCACGCACGGCATCGTGTGCTTCACTGCCGCTGTCATGACCGTCTCGGCCATTGCCCTCTATCACCAGCTCGCCACCGAGGGGACGCGGATGGACCCGCTGCGCATCTTCGAGGGGACCGGCACGTTCGTCGGCATCATCGCGGCGGGCCTCATCGTGGTCAGCAAGGGCGAGGTGCGCAATCTCACCACCGCGGTGCACATCTGGCTGGCGGCGATCATCGGCATCGCCTGCGGCGCCGGGCAATGGCCGCTGGTGCTGGTGGCCGCGCTGGTGGCGGTCGTCATGCTCACCGTGCTCGGCGTGGCCGAGGAGCGCTGGCTCAAGCACCGCGAGCGCGGCTCCGGAACGGACGCCGAGTGA
- a CDS encoding Ku protein, which yields MVARAYWQGQIKLALVSIPVEVYPATRSGAAISFHQIHEPSGKRIRYEKVAPGVGPVDRDEIMKGFEVSKGSYVLLDEDEIEAVRIESRKTLELVQFVEASEIDVLYYEKPYFIVPADDLAEEAYVVLRDALRQTRRVGLGQLSVRGRERLVSIKPCGRGMVMEVLRYADEVHKAQGYFREIGEATPQEDLLDLAVTLIEKKSAPFKPAEFHDRYIDALERLIEKKRKAKGGKRILEDVEEPGQQGGGNVIDLMAALKKSVGSGGRTPERSSSGTKESTASRSAKSASAKSGSGKASSGGTKRAAAPARRRKSA from the coding sequence ATGGTGGCACGCGCATATTGGCAGGGGCAGATCAAGCTCGCCCTCGTTTCGATCCCCGTCGAGGTCTATCCCGCCACGCGATCCGGCGCGGCGATCAGCTTCCACCAGATCCACGAGCCGAGCGGCAAGCGCATTCGCTACGAAAAGGTCGCGCCCGGCGTCGGGCCGGTCGATCGCGACGAGATCATGAAGGGCTTCGAAGTCTCCAAGGGCAGCTATGTGCTGCTCGACGAGGACGAGATCGAAGCGGTCAGGATCGAGAGCCGCAAGACGCTGGAGCTGGTGCAGTTCGTCGAGGCGAGCGAAATCGACGTCCTCTATTATGAGAAGCCCTATTTCATCGTGCCGGCCGACGACCTGGCGGAGGAAGCCTATGTCGTGCTGCGCGACGCGCTGCGGCAGACCAGACGCGTCGGGCTCGGCCAGCTTTCCGTGCGCGGGCGCGAACGCCTCGTCTCCATCAAGCCCTGCGGACGCGGCATGGTGATGGAAGTGCTGCGTTATGCTGACGAAGTCCACAAGGCGCAGGGCTATTTCCGCGAGATCGGCGAGGCGACGCCGCAGGAGGACCTGCTCGACCTTGCCGTCACGCTCATCGAGAAGAAATCCGCGCCGTTCAAGCCGGCGGAATTCCACGATCGCTACATCGATGCGCTGGAGCGCCTGATCGAGAAGAAGCGCAAGGCCAAGGGCGGCAAGCGCATTCTCGAGGATGTCGAGGAGCCCGGCCAGCAGGGCGGCGGCAATGTGATCGACCTCATGGCCGCGCTGAAGAAGTCGGTCGGCAGCGGCGGCCGCACGCCGGAGCGGTCCTCCTCCGGCACGAAGGAAAGCACCGCCTCCCGAAGCGCGAAGTCAGCATCAGCCAAGTCGGGCTCCGGCAAGGCCTCGTCCGGTGGCACCAAGCGCGCCGCCGCGCCGGCAAGGCGTCGCAAGAGCGCCTGA
- a CDS encoding PepSY domain-containing protein, translated as MSRQSIRVWYLVHKWTSLVCTAFLLMLCVTGLPLIFHDEIDALTEDQSAMETAGPASSGEGPGLQPLDAMLGKALAARPGEVPVFMAFDNESPILTVTTAPRPDSPAADMTIQLFNRTTGAAVGQVRDEGVMHFILQLHTDMFLGLPGMLFLGAMGVLFLAAIVSGVVLYAPFMRKLPFGTLRVSRSRRLKWLDYHNLLGIVALAWMTVVGATGVINALATPIIQVWQMGELAEMTRAYAGREALPPSRYGSLDKAMAAARQAIPGNNPQFIAFPGGSFSSRHHYAVFFQGATPLTERALTPALIDAETGALTDVRPMPWYVLALTYSQPLHFGDYGGLPLKMLWAALTLFTIVVLGSGLYLWLGKRRSSLDARLREVESGGRLAPAE; from the coding sequence GTGAGCAGGCAATCCATCCGTGTCTGGTATCTCGTCCACAAATGGACGAGTCTCGTCTGCACGGCGTTTCTCCTGATGCTGTGCGTCACCGGCCTGCCGTTGATCTTCCACGACGAGATCGACGCGCTGACCGAGGACCAGTCCGCGATGGAGACGGCCGGTCCGGCCTCCTCCGGCGAGGGCCCCGGCCTGCAGCCGCTCGACGCCATGCTGGGCAAGGCGCTCGCCGCGCGGCCGGGGGAAGTCCCGGTCTTCATGGCCTTCGACAACGAATCCCCGATCCTGACCGTGACCACGGCGCCGCGCCCGGATTCGCCGGCGGCGGACATGACCATCCAGCTGTTCAACCGCACCACCGGCGCGGCGGTGGGGCAAGTGCGGGACGAAGGCGTCATGCACTTCATCCTCCAGCTCCATACGGACATGTTCCTCGGCCTGCCGGGCATGTTGTTCCTGGGAGCGATGGGCGTGCTGTTCCTCGCCGCGATCGTCTCGGGCGTGGTGCTTTACGCGCCTTTCATGCGCAAGCTGCCGTTCGGCACGCTCCGGGTCTCGCGGAGCCGGCGCCTCAAATGGCTCGATTATCACAATCTGCTCGGCATCGTCGCGCTGGCCTGGATGACCGTGGTGGGCGCCACCGGCGTCATCAACGCGCTGGCGACGCCGATCATCCAAGTCTGGCAGATGGGCGAGCTGGCGGAAATGACCCGGGCCTATGCCGGGCGCGAGGCACTGCCCCCCTCGCGCTATGGCTCGCTGGACAAGGCGATGGCCGCGGCGCGTCAGGCGATCCCCGGCAACAATCCGCAGTTCATCGCCTTTCCCGGCGGTTCCTTCAGCAGCCGGCATCATTATGCCGTGTTCTTCCAGGGGGCCACGCCGCTCACCGAGCGCGCCCTCACGCCGGCGCTCATCGATGCCGAGACCGGCGCCCTGACCGATGTGCGGCCCATGCCCTGGTATGTGCTGGCGCTCACTTATTCGCAGCCGCTGCACTTCGGCGATTATGGCGGCCTGCCGCTCAAGATGCTGTGGGCCGCGCTCACCCTGTTCACGATCGTCGTGCTTGGCTCCGGCCTGTATCTCTGGCTCGGCAAGCGCCGCTCTTCGCTCGACGCGCGCCTGCGCGAAGTCGAGTCCGGCGGGCGGCTGGCCCCCGCGGAATGA